Below is a window of Quercus robur chromosome 6, dhQueRobu3.1, whole genome shotgun sequence DNA.
CACTCACTAACCTTTccactactaaaaaaaaaaaaaaagaagaagagaattttATGGAATTTAGCTTTACTAGGAATGGCAGCAATTATTGTCTTTCCTTAAGTGCGTAAGTTTATTGGGTTGGGGTTAATCGAACCTCTATGTGCCCAAACACTTGTCTGTTTGTTCAAGCCCAAAGCATTAAATTTGAgctgttttgtttatttatcttATCGTTATCATATAGTGGAATATTACACGATTCTCTTTGGAACAAACTCGTTAATTGGAGTAGttcacaataaataaataaatagactCAAAGATTAAGTTCAAGTTTATGAGGAAGTTTTACCAAAAACAACATCAACCCCTAGTAGCCACAAGACTCCCAACCCATGCACTGGTTTCTTCTTGGTTAACTGATTGATTAAGTATAACACAAAGTTAATAAATATTACCATAACTATTGTTTTTTTCTAAATAGCCTACATTAGAGACGTGGCTAACATTTAATATTGGTAACATATCAGTATTAAATATCCTAATTGACGATTCTCTTTGAAACAAACTCGTTAATTATATAACGGTATAAATTAAGAATGTTagattttttctgttaagtttGACTTCCTTTAGTTTTAGATTTTCAGTTTGTGAAAAACAGGTTAtactaaaggtttttttttttttttcctttattaatAACAATTGTTATATAGATTGCATGTGatacatggaaaaaaaaagttaatgaattTTGCAACTCTTAAAGGtttagaacaaaaaatatttattaattacaaaTGCATTTATAACTATAATTAAGAGGAATTAGTAACTTTTCATCTAATATTCATAGTCcgtaaatgaaaataaattttaagttatatttATCATCAAAACCCCATTATATAACATTCACCACTGTGATCCCACCTAAAATACAACCTCCTCCTACTTTGTTGTTCCAATACATACATTCTTTTGTTATAGTCTTGTAACACGAAGAAGTACTCCAATAGTGATGGCATCTTTTAAATGCTTCATCTTAGCTTTATTCATTGCAATATTCATTTTTAGTATTGATGTTACCCTTGCAACTCGTTATCTTTTACAATCTTCTCAACCCAATGTACCAAGCTTGTCAGTCATACCTACATTGCCTATCCCAACATTGCCACCTTTTCCATCATTGCCAACGTTGCCAAATCCAACACTACCACCTTTACCTTCATTGACAACGTTGCCAAAGCCAACGCTATCACCTTTGCTGCCACCATTGCCAAAGTTGCCAAAGCCAACACTACCACCTTTGTTGCTTCCATTGCCAATATTGCCGAAACCAACACTACCACCTTTACTATCTCCATTGTCAAAGTTGCCAACGCTACCACCTTTGCTACCAACATTGCCAAAGTCAACACTGCCACCTTTGTTGCCTCCATTGCCAATGTTGCCAAAGCCAACGCTGCCACCTTTACTTCCTCCAATGCCAACATTGCCAAAGCCAACGCTACCACCTTTGCTACCACCATTGCCCACATTTCCGTCTATCCCCACTATTCCAACTCTACCAAAACCAACATTGTGAACCATTCCCTCAATCCCGCAAACCCTAATTACT
It encodes the following:
- the LOC126690346 gene encoding uncharacterized protein LOC126690346, with protein sequence MVHNVGFGRVGIVGIDGNVGNGGSKGGSVGFGNVGIGGSKGGSVGFGNIGNGGNKGGSVDFGNVGSKGGSVGNFDNGDSKGGSVGFGNIGNGSNKGGSVGFGNFGNGGSKGDSVGFGNVVNEGKGGSVGFGNVGNDGKGGNVGIGNVGMTDKLGTLG